The nucleotide sequence GAGAGATAACCAATGAACACCTTACAAATGTCAGTGTGGCTGATGTGCTGGCGGTatacaaaattaataatttacgACGTTCAGCACAATAACACTTTAGCATAACAAGCGGCACTACTCATCAAGCTGTTTTTGGAACATTCCGATAACCTTTGACGACAAAATAAACCTAATGGTACCCCTTACATCAACCACCATAAGGTTTTGAAGAAAGCACCAGCCGTACCATCTATGGGAAAGACCAACGCGACTGAACACCACCAACCAGGAAAAACCAAGGGCGGCTTTAACTTAAAACTGGGAGCTGCCCTAACGGTTActaacaaataaattaaaatataataaaatcacttttgtaataatttatatttaatgagaaaacaatagaaatgaatcatatgtatgtataaatGTATAACGATGGTTAGCATTGAGCAGCGCTTGGCCTAGATCAGTTACGCCATTCAAGGGCACGAAAGGGAAAGAATATAGTCAAATATAaactttcaataaaaaaaaacgtaaAGGCGATGCGGCGGCGATCGGCTGGAAAAAAGGGGGTTTTTCATGCTCCTTGTGCACAATGACGTCATTCTATCTTCTGCTTTTAATTAACTTTacttccttttttttaacttagggatattatttaattttatttaatacaCGCACGATCCTCTTTTTTCTTGATATTTTATTCTTATTCTCTTTTtctctttctttcttttcaCTTTAAATTTTTTCGTTGATTTCTACGTTATGTCCgcaacattttatttttttaacacTTTTGCCTTGTTTGCCttaaattttctttctttCCATTTCAATATATTTGTTCTTCTGTTCTAATCacattaaaaaacaagaatGGAAGtcaacttcggcaagccgaagtttgtatacccttgtagttataagaaataatcaatgttagtaacaccatgttatatttttaagaattgttcctagcttcagtgatatttgtgtaaaataaaattcataatgctgaaaagataaaatattttatatcccAGAGTAAAAGAAATTACGATCAAAATCAAAaaagcaaacatttttttttaaataattattgtattatttctctgaccgtttctttgacagctatatgttagagtcgtccgatttgatgttcccaatagtataagataatatgtcaaaaaacactgaagctgtaatttgtttcatattattttcccaccaattcagaactaattaaaaaatgttatttttaggAAGTTacatgttaaaaaacaccaaagatataattcttttaatttgttttttgattatttctacggcagctataagatatagttgtccgatcaagttggttccgacttatatattccctgcaaaagaaagaagacttttgggaaagttttagaccgatagctttaaaactgagatactagtttgcgtagaaatagacggacagacggacatggctagatcgactcgtctagtgatggtGATTATgaatatgtatattttatggggtcggaaacgtttccttcactgcgttgcaaacttctgactgtaATCATAATagcctctgcaagggtattaaTATGTACGaccagaaaaaaaataaacttataAATTTACCCCCTTGTTacttattttacattttaaccGCGTTGCCGATCAGTTGGGTTTTAACAGCGCGATTTCCTTTGTGTGCGAATTACTGTCCAACTTCGAAAAATATGTGCGGCTAGACTTCTGGCAATATGTTTCCGGCTGAAACAAGTGTGGCAAAGTAGTAGATGCGGGACTCTCTGGGAACTTCTTGGCACTGGATGGTTATGGTAGTAGATCCTTCCACTTTCTATCATCGAATCGTTGCCAGTAATAGCTTGCACAAATTTTGGGAAGGTGGGAGAGGCCTGCAAACTAGGTGTACCCTTGTTACACATGATGGAGAACTTTGTTACAGGTGTCAAACTTGAAGTTCTTCCTGGTACAGAGAAAATCTGCACGTCCGGTTCCTCTACAAAAAAGTACTTTTTTTTCAACTTCATTTTTTGTGCTTGTTAACTTGGACTGGCCTCGTTTACAATCAAAATCGAAATGAAATGGCTAAGCGCGTGGCCAAGGTATGTTACCTCAAACCGGATGTAttgggtatactagattcgttggaaagtatgtaacaggcagaaggaagcgtttccgacaacgtaaagtatatatattcttgatcaggatcactagccgagtcgatctagccatgtccgtctgtctgtccgtccggacgaacgctgagatctcggaaaccttagaagctaggctattgagatttggcgtgcagattcctgagcttcttacgcagcgcaagtttgtttgagtagagtgccacggccactctaacgcccacaaaccgcccaaaaaaaaatgtggctcctacagttttgatggtagatagaaaattttaactgaaatgtattagtcttgtcaatacctatcgattgacccactcttacgcccacaaacctcccaagaaaaaagctatgacgtcagagccagacaatgcgaaatgtttttacccgtgtatgtgtgtgtatgtaaatagttgtcggccgaacttagcggcaaagaaaaaagccctgccgacGCTCaaagagagcaaagtgcgcggctaacttattctattgaataatgaaccctttatccatttgtcccattgacgggcaaaaacctttaaagatctgtacatctttatttatctctttcaaagaatatgtattagcttaataaatacctatagattgtcccaaaaaaacttttccgttttcggtccaatgctctcaaaccaaagtagttaggacaagccttgacactacccttcagttctgcagtagggacgcggtgacatggctcaaggcaaaaagctttttttgtgcctaaaacgctgtgccgctgttgacgtcagcagagcagtcggcgcagcgtagaagactgcccacgaaaacgatcgtgcaacaaagagaggcagatattcggatatttccctctctttcttgtcttataatctgctgcactccgcgctcgcagagacaaatttcggctggtccgttatttttttttgcgcctctccgttatgttcggctagcgactaatatttcggcggaaaaattttcgtggagaagcgacatgtgaatgccctaatatttgaggagcattattgtgtatcgaaaaaaacaactaatattgttttataaaagtaaactatttgattatagtaaaatttagaaaattgaatttacttataatgttatatttacttattatacattcttattacaatataattttatagttaagttatagaaatttagtccgttaaaattgatttaagtatttaaaacatttaagtattaacatttaaaaaaaatcgtattgtattttttactcaagaagtaaaaactatatagtcggatatatttcactttagaaagggtataggtgcagtggcacgcgccaacagcgaagagaaaacaaaagaaatctagtaaaggggtgagaagacttggtgcattctgtttgagtgattgaaagggaagcatccattttaatggtgcgcagcagagttactttaatcgtttagttaatatattaaacacaggtaagtgctacattaagtttaagatgttgtgcattgatcttagtttaaagtacgtaaattttgaaggtattcaatgggttccgttagccgaaagtggatgacgaaatgttttgtgccaataaaaattctgcaacaagctataaaaggtaaatatacaattaaacaaataaaacgcatttttatacccgttactcgtagagtaaaagggtatactagattcgtcggaaagtatgtaacaggcagaaggaagcgtttccgaccccataaagtatatatattcttgatcaggatcactagccgagtcgatctagccatgtccgtctgtccgtctgtccgtctgtccgtctgtccgtctgtccgtctgtctgtccgtccggatgaacgctgagatctcggaaactatgggagctaggctattgagatttggcgtgcagattcctgagcttcttacgcagcgcaagtttgtttcagcacagtgccacgcccactctaacgcccacaaaccgcccaaaactgtggctcctacagttttgatgctagaataaaaattttaactgaaatgtattgttctcatcaatacctatcgattgacccaaaaaaaagtttgccacgcccactctaacgcccacaaaccgcccaaaactgtggctcctacaattttgatgctagaataaaaattttaactcaaatgtattgttctcatcaatacctatcgattgacccaaaaaaaagtttgccacgcccactttaacgcccacaaaccgcgaaaacctgtgacgcccacaattttcatgctagataaaaaaattttaactgaaatgtattgatctcgtcaatacctatcgattggttaaaaaaaaaaatttaccacgcccactctaacgcccataacgcttaaatctgtataccgccggtaggtggcgcattttaatctcgctttgctgcttgcatatctctatttagctgagtaacgggtatctgatagtcgaggtactcgactatagcgttcttccttgtttaaacatatgttttttcaggagcgttggccaaggattcagaggacccggacaaaggtttaagaacggcgatgtctaacgttaaaaataagcttacgaagcaaaaaaacagaaacaataattgtacaatttttgaaaatctaaatagtaccatataattaaaatgaattaaaataaaatgaattaaattctatatttttttaattgaaaactcaaggaaaaattctgattttcacaagtgattcacttgggacgtgtcccttgcaagtgatttcacaagtgaaaactcaaggaaaaattccgattttcccaagtgtttCATTTGGaacgtgtcccttgcaagtgatttcacaagtgaaaactcaaggaaaaattctgattttcccaagtgattcacttgggacgagtcaccggcacgtgacaggccatacgaaaaatgagtataaggaacaagtgaaatcccgtaggacttcgaaaaattttcatttgaattttcacttgtgaaaatgcggacataccatacaattttctatatggagcgtcacttgttcttcacttgtgcaagaggacatgtcccacgggattcacaaggtgattcacaagtgaaacttttttttggaactgaagggtagagccagaaaacgacatacatacatacatatgtagttatgcatgtgtgtggatgTACAAAATTGCAaactaatatccgcggcaaatagaattctttcaaacaaagctattcaaccaaatattttgaaatacagaatgtgccttaaattaagtaaattacccttcagttctgcagtagggacgcggtgacatggctcaaggcaaaaagctttttttgttttttttttgtgcctaaaacgctgtgccgctgttgacgtcagcagagcagtcggcgcagcgtagaagactgctcacgaaaacgatcgtgcaacaaagagaggcagatattcggatatttccctctttttcttgtcttataatctgcctgcactccgcgctcgcagagacaaatttcggctggtccgttatttttttttgcgtctctccgttatgttcggcggaaaaattttcgtggagcagcgacatgtgaatgccctaatattttaggagcattattgtgtatcgaaaaaaacaactaatattgttttataaaagtaaactatttgattatagtaaaatttagtatattgaatttacttataatgttatatttacttattatacatttttattacaatataattttttacttaagttatagaaatttagtccgttaaaattgatttaagtatttaaaacatttaagtattaacatttaaaaaaaaatcgtattgtattttttactcaagaagtaaaaactatatagtcggatatataattcactttagaaagggtataggtgcagtggcacgcgccaacagcgaagagaaaacaaaagaaatctagtaaaggggtgagaagacttggtgcattctgtttgagtgattgaaagggaagcatccattttaatggtgcgcagcagagttactttaatcgtttagttaatataataaagtcaggtaagttctacattaagtttaagatgttgtgcattgatcttagtttaaagtacgtaaattttgaaggtattcaatgggttccgttagccgaaagtggatgacgaaatgttttgtgccaataaaaattctgcaacaagctataaaaggtaaatatacaattaaacaaataaaacgcatttttggaacatgttttttcaggagcgttggccaaggattcagaggacccggacaaaggtttaagaacggcgatgactaacgttaaaaataagcttacgaagcataaaaacagaaacaataattgtacaatttttgaaaatcgaaataataccatataattaaaatgaactaaaatgaaattaaatatgtatgtattttaaattttatatttttataattgaaaattcaaggaaaaattctgattttcacaagtgattcacttgggacgtgtcccttgcaagtgatttcacaagtgaaaactcaaggaaaaattctgattttcccaagtgattcacttgggacgagtcccttgcaagtgatttcacaagtgaaaactcaaggaaaaattctgattttcccaagtgattcacttgggacgagtcaccggcacgtgacaggccatacgaaaaatgagtataacgaacaagtgaaatcccgtaggacttcgaaaaattttcatttgaattttcacttgtgaaaatgcggacatcccatacaattttctatatggagcgtcacttgttcttcacttgtgcacgAGGACATGTCCCAGGTGATTcccaaggtgattcacaagtgaaactttttttttggaactgaagggtaaGTTTTGAAACTAgttgttttataaaattattaaatggCGAAAAAGCCAACTGCTCTAAAATAAGAGAAATTAATAAGGAAATAGATATCTTACAGGATGGTGCCATTTTAATAACAGGAacatatatatagtatatagtaTAGACTACACTCAACTAAAAGGttcatatttaattttgttcaATGACTCAATCATTATAAATAACAACACCTACATTAACAGCgaaaacaaaatattgaaCTATACAGCTCAGcataaattcataaattatGACATTTCACAATATATTGCTTCAAACAATTCGGAACTAACTCTTGACAATATAAACATTATCAATCCATTTATAAAGATtattaataccaaaatatcaatttccttaatattattaatttgtattattatatttttaaaatttataatttatataaaatacagaaattttatttttgtaaccaaaaaacaacggccagaactAGAAAACAATACAAGccaagaaataattttaaaagaagaaaatctaaATGAAGAAGAAATTTTGAAAGGAGAAATTACAAACCAAGAAGAAATTTTGAAAGAAAAAGATACAAGCCAAGatcaatgtttttttttcaaaactaAGAGATCGTTTAAAAGAAattcataataataatatatcgatttagcgtcgcttgtgctctgtgatttttgtcaatttgtcattaatatctgtgaTACTTGTTCCTGAACGGTTGCAGTCTTTAATAACCTCTCATATTTAGGCGCATAATGCCATCTCTATCCTATGTAACAGAATATcgacatacatatatatatctacTTTTTCGATTCTGGCAACGCTGCTACGACAGCGTCTTTTTGTGAAATTCAGATCAGTATCAAATAGGCTTCGAAACCGTcaagaataaaaattacatacaGTCCACACAACAAAGTCGTTTATATTTCTAACCATATTGCTGGTTCATTGTTCCGGATTCTTGGACAGTTTTGAAGTGCTTTGATTCTCATTTGTAATTGTTTGCAATGgaacaattaaaatcattagTGAAAAGCCGTGCAAGACTCAAGGCCAACATCACACGTGTCTTGGCATGGGCTGAACAAACGGAGATTGCTACACACACAGAGATCGTCACACGGATAGATCTTCTCAACGAAGTTTGGAAGGAGTTCAACCAGTTTAGCGATTGCATTGCGCCTCACGAGGAAGTGGAAGGCTATGTCGATCCGGAGATTGACAATGCGGTCTACGAAGCAAAATACCTAAGGGCAAGCGCTATTCTCAAGGAAAGGAGTAATGATCTACAACCGGGGACATCTACAAGCGGTGCGAGTGGCAGCAACGGGCTACACTCAAACAACGATGCAATCTTGAACTTGCTGCAACAAAACCAACAACTATTTGAGCGACTTGCTGTAAGTCGGAGCACACCGAACATGCCTGATCATGTTGGTGGTGACGTCACATTAGCGAATTCTCGGAACTCGGTACTCACGGCGAATTCGAATCTGAGCGAATTGcctaaaattcaaatcaaacgGTTCTCGGGCAACTACACAGAGTGGCCATCCTTTCAAGACATATATGAAAGCACAATTCATAACAAACAGCATTTGTCCAACACCCAGAAGTTCCATCACTTAAAAACACTACTCGTTGATGAGGCTGCCAACTTGGTTCGACACTTGGCAATTATGGACACGGCTTACAACACTGCATGGGAACGTCTTAAGGAAAGATACAATCGTCCACGGCACATTGTAAACTCGTTTTTGGAACAGTTTATGAGCCTGCCAACAACTACAAAGATCGATGCAACAGTTCTACGGAAGGTTTCGGACGGAGCAAACGAAATTGTTCGTGGATTGGATGCGGTGAATCAGACGGGACGCGACTGTTGGATCATCTATCTAGCCCTAGATCTAGCCCTTGACGCTGACACACGGCGCAGGTGGATTGAGCGCAGCATGGAGACAGATTCACCCACTCTAGAGAAATTCTTCAAGTTTCTCGATTCTCGCTGCGAGGAACTGGAGCTGAGCAAAAGGGAGCTTGCGACTGGAAGCAAGACAACAACACAtcctgaaaaaccaaaacgGATCACACACTCGATGGTTGCGGTTGAAAGTAGTGGCTGCACCAAATGCAGCTCTACGGAACACACTCTATATGGCTGTCAGCAGTTTCTGGATATGTCTGGACTGCAGAGACTATCATTTGTGAAGGAGAAATCACTATGCTAAAACTGCTTGCGACCTGGTCATGGGGTCAACAGGTGCAAGTCCACATACAAGTGCAGGCAATGCAAAGGAAATCATCACTCCCTTCTGCACGTCTAATCGAATCCACAGGCTAGTGGGAATCTTGCCCAGATAGCGGAGGGAGACGAGCAAAACTTAAGCGCGTCTAACACAAGCTCAGTGACACTCAGTCATTTGGCCCAAGGAGCGGGCACCCAAAAGGTTGTATGTGCACAAGGCACTGCAAAATCTACACATCAAACGGAATTCAAACGAAGGATATTACCAACTGCTATGGTGTATGTTAATAACGCAAAAGGTGACCACGTAACATGCCGTCTTCTATTGAACACAGGAGCAGAGCTGTCTTATGTATCTGAGCGTTGCATCCAAGCTTTCGGATTGACACGGTCGGCATCACGCATTTTGGTTATGGGAATCTCTTCCGTAAAAGCAGACACTACAAGGGGATGCAGCGCGCTGCAAATCAAGTCTCGCATATCCGATGATTGTTTGGTTGTCTATGCCCACGTGCTAGGCAGAATCACCTCATCTCTGGAACGCCAAAATATCGACGCATCGACACTCGAGGTATTTAAGGATCTGCAGCTGGCGGATACACATTTCAACGCAAACACACCAGTAGATATACTATTGGGAAGCGAACACGTATGGTCAGTGTTCACAGGACGAAAGATGTACGACAACAAGGGTAATCTTATCGCTATTTCCTCGGTATTCGGATGGGTAATCACTTCACTCatcacatcgaacgcaagcaACGCTATTGCACTACCACAGCAATGGATATCGACAACACGCTTCAGAAGTTTTGGGAACTGGAGAACGTTCAAAGCAACACAAAATTGGAACCGGAAGACGACCAGGTCGAGAAGCACTTTCTCGCCACCCACAGCCGCGATGAAAACGGGAAGTATATCGTTAAACTTCCATTCAACACGGAAAGTCCTGAATTCTGAGAAACTCTACAGGGAGCTCTTAAACGATTCAAATCGGTAGAGCGACGActacaacaaaacgagcagctGCGGACACAGTACGTATACTTTATGCGGGAGTATATCAATCTGGGACACATGCGTGAGGTGCCGCCAGAGGAAATCGCTACTGGGAATCACTTCTTTCTTCCCCACCACCCAGTGCTAGGCCGAAAACTGCGAGTGGTCTTTGATGGATCCTTTCGCGACGCTAATGGTAAGGCCTTAAATGACACTCTTTTCACAGGGCCCAGTATCCAGCGCGATCTATTTTCGCATTCGCATTCTCAGCGGACATCGTTAAAATGTTCCGCCAAATATGGGTAAATGAAAAGCACAGAAACTACCAGAagatcgtttggagagaggaTCCATCCGATCCGATCAAGCATTTCCAATTGTGCACTGTAACCTACGGAACGTCATGTGCACCATTCCTGGCGGTAAGTGTGCTGGAACAACTCGCCGTGGATCATCAAGACGAATACCCGAATGCTTCAAAAATCCTACTGGAGGATTTTTATGTCGATGATGTTCTTACTGGATCAAACAATGAGGATGAACTACGTCGAAACCAAATCTTGAACTCGGGAAATGGGTATCAAATACATCAATCATACAAACGGATGATACCGCCGCACAATCGTCCCCAGTTAAGGTTCTCGGACTATACTGGCATCCTGGAAAAGACATTCTTACGTACAACATAGGTCTAGCGGCAAATCCTGACTGCACAAAGAGACAAGTCTTGTCCGACGTCTCGAGGATATTTGATCCTCTCGGACTCTTGGCACCCATTGTAATCCAATTTAAGATTATTTTCCAAAAACTCTGGCTCTTAAACTTGGATTGGGATGACCCGCTCCCAACCAAACTAGCGGACAACTGGCTGAAATGTAGAGCAGATCTAGACACTCTACAAAAATTCCAATTACCACGCTTCGTTGCCAACGACGCAGACAATATCGAACTTCACGGATTTTCGGATGCCTCAACCAAGGCGTATGCTGCTGTGGTGTACAGCAGAGTTACAAATGACGACGGATCCATCTCGGTGTCCCTTGTGGCTGCGAAGACAAGGGTGGCGCCACTGAAACAACAATCTTTGCCACGCCTGGAGCTTTGCGCAGCACTTCTTCTAAGCCAACTCATTCGTTCGATCTCCTCTGGATTACGCCACAAGAACATAACTGTTTTTGTCTGGTCCGACTCATCAATAGTGCTCTCCTGGTTATCTTATGCACCAGCCCAACTAAAGACTTTTGTTGGAAACAGAACCTCGGAAATCCTTGACACTCTTCCTAGGAAGGCCTGGCGGCACGTAGACTCCAAATCAAACCCAGCTGACTGTGCTTCCAGGGGTCTGATGGCTGCTGACCTCATCGACTTCCATTTGTGGTGGAATGGACCTTTGTGGCTTCGGGACAAGGATCAATACCTGGTAAAGTTGAACGATTCACGTTTTGGTTTATCTCTTTCAGACAAACGCATTCAAGGAGAAGTCAAGTCCAACTGTTTGGCTACAGTGGCTGTTGCAACTGAGGTTCATCCACTGGATGAGCTGATCGCACGAGTTTCTTCTTGGCTCAAGCTCGTTCACATTGTCGCCTATGTGAAGCGATTCATTCAACGCACACAAAACCCGTCCTGCGATAGGGCCTCAAGAGCGCTTACGTTTGGAGAGATTAAGGCAGCAAGGATCATTTGTATAAAACACGCGCAGCACTATTTCCACGAGGACTATCAATTGCTCCTTGCCAAGAAACCCCTAAGGAACCGATCGCAGCTGGTCAAACTTGCACCAATGATAGACGAAAACGATTTGCTGAGGGTAGGCGGACGACTGCACCAATCGCAATTGTCACGAGAGGCAAAACACCCAGTTTTGCTACCAAAAACGCACCGAATCTCGAAGCTGATTCTGGAACACGGGCACCGAGTAAATCTTCACCCTGGCGTTTCTTCCCTGTTTGTAATCGTTCGTCAGAGATTCTGGATACTTGGAGCACGTAATCTCATTCGCAGAATAACACACGACTGTTTATCCTGCTTTCGTCAACGCCACCACACCGCCCAACAACAAATGGCTGATTTACCAAGCGTGCGTGTCACTCAAGCCCTTCCATTTGTCAATACTGGTTGCGACTATGCAGGTCCAATCTTTCTGAAGGATGCCAAGGTTCGGAAGCCACGTATTAGCAAGGGCTACATTTGCCTGTTCGTCTGCATGGTCACCTCGGCCATACACCTGGAACTTGTCACAGACCTGACAACAGAAACCTTCTTGGCTGCCTTGCGCCGCTTCATATCCCTACGTGGCAAGTGTAGCAAGATCTACAGCGACAACGGAACCAACTTTATTGGAGCTAAGCGATCCCTCAACGAAATGCAATAATTGCTTGCATCACAACGACATAAGGACATCGTCACATCCACTCTGGCAGATGACGGAATTCAGTGGGTACTCATTCCCCCTAGAGCTCCTCATTGGGGAGGAAAATGGGAGTCGGCAGTTCGCTGTGTCAAACTGCATCTGCGCCGAGTCACCGGCAACTCAACGCTCACCTTCGAACAAATGCGCACCTTGCTTGCTCAAATCAGCGCAGTGATAAATTCACGCCCC is from Drosophila suzukii chromosome 3, CBGP_Dsuzu_IsoJpt1.0, whole genome shotgun sequence and encodes:
- the LOC136117577 gene encoding uncharacterized protein, which translates into the protein MGISSVKADTTRGCSALQIKSRISDDCLVVYAHVLGRITSSLERQNIDASTLEVFKDLQLADTHFNANTPVDILLGSEHVWSVFTGRKMYDNKAMDIDNTLQKFWELENVQSNTKLEPEDDQVEKHFLATHSRDENGKYIVKLPFNTEKRRLQQNEQLRTQYVYFMREYINLGHMREVPPEEIATGNHFFLPHHPVLGRKLRVVFDGSFRDANADIVKMFRQIWVNEKHRNYQKIVWREDPSDPIKHFQLCTVTYGTSCAPFLAVSVLEQLAVDHQDEYPNASKILLEDFYVDDVLTGSNNEDELRRNQILNSGNGYQIHQSYKRMIPPHNRPQLRFSDYTGILEKTFLPDNWLKCRADLDTLQKFQLPRFVANDADNIELHGFSDASTKAYAAVVYSRVTNDDGSISVSLVAAKTRVAPLKQQSLPRLELCAALLLSQLIRSISSGLRHKNITVFVWSDSSIVLSWLSYAPAQLKTFVGNRTSEILDTLPRKAWRHVDSKSNPADCASRGLMAADLIDFHLWWNGPLWLRDKDQYLVKLNDSRFGLSLSDKRIQGEVKSNCLATVAVATEVHPLDELIARVSSWLKLVHIVAYVKRFIQRTQNPSCDRASRALTFGEIKAARIICIKHAQHYFHEDYQLLLAKKPLRNRSQLVKLAPMIDENDLLRVGGRLHQSQLSREAKHPVLLPKTHRISKLILEHGHRVNLHPGVSSLFVIVRQRFWILGARNLIRRITHDCLSCFRQRHHTAQQQMADLPSVRVTQALPFVNTGCDYAGPIFLKDAKVRKPRISKGYICLFVCMVTSAIHLELVTDLTTETFLAALRRFISLRGKCSKIYSDNGTNFIGAKRSLNEMQ